ATTCTTTAACTACTGGCATCATTGCGGATAATCAGAAAAAATTCAATACTTAATGTTCAAAAGAAAAACCGAATAATTATCAGGCTTTAACCCTTACTGGAAATTCAGGTAAACTGTGATTGATTTTCTCTTTATGGATTCTATGGCACCTTGGAGTTCAGGTAGGGAGTTTTCTGCCTGATAGGCATTTGTGAGGCCATGTGAAAATCGGATTTCAGGAGCAAACTTGAAGTACTTGAAATAAATCTCGAAACCCATACCTGCTTCTACCGAAAAGTCCTGCCCGGTCATTACTATATCGTCCACATTGGCCTCCTCCTGGTTTTTGGTGCGGAACTGATAACTCCCTCCGCCCAAAAAGTACATTCTGGTATTATTAAATCTTACCGAGCGATATTTGAAAAGCAAAGGCAACTCCACCATGGTAGCTTCTGAGCTGTATTCTACGACTTTCCCTAGATTTTCTTCCCCAATTACCACATCTCCCCCTAATAAATCCGTGTTGATTTGGTCATTAAAATAAGTAACAACAGTCTTATATTCATAAAACCCAACTTTCGGGGTAAAAAGCAAGTGTACTTGATCGTGAAACCTCAGCATCCCAATAAATCCCAGAGAAAAACCGGGGGTATATTTGGGTTGTATGCTTCTGACTATTGATGATGGCCCATTGGGCTCATGGTAAAAGGCATTGGAGTATTTCAGCTGATAGGTACTATTATGCGCAGCCAAAAAGAATCCATAAGAAAGGGTGCGGTTATCGGAACCGGAGGCCGAAGTCAAGCCAAACATTCCCTGACCAACAACCGGTATCGCCGCTAAGAAAAATACTAAACCTGTGAGGACTATTTTGTTCCTACGTAGATTGAGCTTATTCCAAATGTAAGTGGTTTGCATAAGTTGCTGGTGAATCCGACTGTGTTCATTATTCTCAGAAAATCCAATCCATCCGGAAAGGCCTGCACTGACTCTGGAAGATAAGTATAAGCAGAATTGTCTTTGGATACAATTTTACCGATCTGAGGCAAAATAGCATTCGAATAAAACGCATAAGCCTGCTTCATCGGTGCTTTGGTGGGCTTGCTGAACTCCAAGATCACAACTTTTCCTCCAGGCTTCAGCACCCGGTACATATCAGCCAGTCCTTTTTCCAGATTCTCAAAGTTCCTGACACCAAAGGAAACGATGACCGCATCAAACTTATTATCTTCGAAAAGCAGCCCTTCTGAATCTCCAAGCTGGAGTTCAATTTTATCCTCCAGCCCTTTTTTCTTCATTTTCTTGCGGCCTTCCTCCAGCATTCCTTCAGAAATATCCACTCCTATGATCTTATCCGGGTTAAGGGATAATGCTTCGATCGCAAAATCACCGGTACCTGTAGCGATATCCAGGATCAATTTAGGCTGATCATCTTTCAGGTATTTAATTGCTTTTTTTCTCCAAGTGATGTCAATTCCCATGCTGAGCACGTGATTGAGCAAATCATATTTGCCGGATATGTTATTGAACATTTCCGCTACCTGATCTTTTTTGGAGTCTTGCTTGTCTTTGTAAGGAACTACGGCCATCAGAATTCTGTCTTTGAAAGAGCAATAATAGGCAAGAAACACGAGGAATGGAAAAATGTTAGGGGTATCTGCCTCCAATTCCATTTCATATAATGTCTTACTTTTGTAACCAAATAAAAACATATGATCAAGACAGCCAACTTCGTAGTCAGCAATGCAGACCCCAGTAATTGCCCCAAGCCAGACCGGGCAGAGATTGCCTTTATCGGCAGATCAAATGTGGGAAAAAGCTCCCTGATCAACATGCTTACTGGTCAAAAAGGCCTAGCCAAAACCTCCCAAAAACCAGGGAAAACCCAACTGATCAACCATTTCATGATCAATGACAAGTGGTACCTGGTCGATCTTCCCGGTTACGGCTTTGCCAAGGTAAATGTGAAAGTGAAACATGGCTGGGAAAACATGATCAGCACTTACCTCACCAAAAGGGAAAACTTATGCGGGGTTTTTGTCCTGATTGATAGCCGACTGGAGCCGCAGAAAATTGACCTGGAGTTTTTGCTCTGGTGTGGTACAGAAGGTGTTCCCACTGCCTTGGTATTCACCAAAGCAGATAAGCAATCCAAATCCAAAACGGATCAAAACATCCATAAATTCCTGAAGAAAACGGAACAGATCTTTGAAGAAGCGCCAGATTACTTTGTCACCAGTGCCGAGGCCGGCACAGGCAAGGAAGATTTGACGAAGTTTCTGGAAGAACTGGTCACTGAATATCAGGCAGGGTAAATCATTTGATTGATAATTCTATATTTGCAGGCTGAAAACACAAACCGCATGAATTTTAAAGAACTAGCTACTGTAGCCGGAAAACCCGGCTTATTCAAAGTATTAAAACCATCCCGTACCGGTGTGATCCTAGAGAGCTTGGACGGAAAAAAAACCAAGCTAGTGGCAGGAATGTCCCAGCGTGTATCTATACTCAGCGATATTTCTATCTATACGCTGACTGAGGAAGGTGCAGAACCTTTGGAGTCTGTGATGCAAAAAATCGAAGCTGAGTTTGAAGGAGATCTAGGTTTGGACACCAATCCGGACGATTCAGAGCTGAGAGCCTTCATGAAGCATATTCTTCCTGAAGTGGACGAAGCGAGAGTTTATACCTCCGACATCAAAAAGCTGATCAGCTGGTATAAAATCATCCGGGTTCAGGCTCCAGAAATCCTTACTCCATCCGAAGAGGATAAATCAGATGAAAGCAGCGAAAACGCTGAAGATTAACAGATAGCCCCGATTCAGCTCGGGGCTTTTTTTGCTTCCGCTATGCCTAATTCTATCAGCCAAGACACTTTTTCCTTGCTTCGCAAAGACTTCGACTTTCCGGAACAGGTTAGTGGATACGATGAGGAGCAACTCATAACTTTTTTGAGCAAAACAATACGCCAAATGCTCGACCGGGACTTTGAGCGCCTGTTGCAGATCTGCTACCGGATAGATTTGGGAGAAAACAAACTCAAAAAAATACTTCACGAATCCGAACCTGATCAAATAGCCTCAGATCTAGCTGCTGCTCTTTGGCATAGACAAAAACAAAAAATAGAACTCCGTAGAAAGTATTCTAGCTCATAAGTATAGGCTTATCTCAGATTAGAGGTATTTTTTTGCACTAAAATGCTTACTTTAGACTTTCTCAACTAAACTATTTTTACCCCATGAAAATTTTTCAAAAACTCTATTTCTTATTTGCTATCGCTGGACTGCTGGCCTTAGGCTCTTGTGGCGATGACGAGGATCAAGATCCTCCCAAAACTGATGAAGAATTAATAGGCTCAGGAGTGGCTTGGAAATTCAGCAGTGCTTCGGCAGGCGGCTTTCCCATTACTTCCCAAATCCCTGAGTGCTTCCTGGACAACACCATAACCTTCAATACTGCCGATAGTGGCAATACAGGAATGGTAGATGCCGGACCAATCAAATGCGATGAGTCTGAGCCTCAATCTGGAGATTTTACCTGGTCTTATAACGAAGCTACCATGGTGCTCACTGTGGATACGGATCTGATCGACATTCCTGGTGCCACTGGTGACACCAAAGTAGTCAGCGTCACCGAAAACACCTTGGTATTAAGTCAAACGGTTGATTTTGCCGGACTTGGTTCTCAAGAAGTACTCCTCACGCTGATGAATTAGTCACTGGATTACAGTTTATATTAAAACTAGGAAATAGACCTTGCATTTGTAGACGCATGGTATATTTCCTTTTTTTGTTTCAAACCCAAAATCACTGACATGGCAAACCCTATCTGGATCATGACTTCCGCATTTGACCAGCTCAACTTGGATCAAACGGTGGAGAAAGCACTGGAAATCGGAGTACAAGGACTTGATCTTTGCGTTTTCAGAAAAGACGGCACCCGAGATGACTTTGTCGCCACGCATCTGGATTATGAAAATTTCGGTTCAGAAGCCGCTAAAAAACTCATTGATCAATTCAACGGCGCTAAACTTCGGCTTTCCATTGGTGCTTTTGATAACCTGATCGGTGGAGATCCTGCGGAGCGGATCAAAAATCAGAATCATTTGCTGCGATTGATCCGAATGGCTTATTTGCTGGGAGGAGATGAAAACGATGTGAAAGTGGGAACCTTCGTCGGGTACAATCATGAATTGGGAAATCAGGAAGGCGGTTTCGAGAAAAATCTACTGGAATACCAGCGAGTCTTTGGGCCCATCATTCGCTATGCAAATAGCCTGGGAGTGACTATTCTCTATGAAAACTGCCCTATGGAAGGCTGGAGAAGCTCAGGTCATTTCGGGACGTTTAACAACCTGCCGGGAGTTTTGGCAGCGAGAAAACTCATGTACGAGTTAGTCCCAGAAGCCAATCATGGAGAAATCTATGATCCCTCGCATGATGTCTGGCAACACACCGACCCAATTGAGGTCATTAAAAACACAGATATGAATCGCCTGAATAGAATTCATGTCAAATCCACCCGCAATAATCCTGATCCTTTTTGGGGAAATATGTATCCCATGCAGCAAGTAAAGCCAGAATGGGCAGCAAAAGCAGGAATTCCTTCCAGCACCAACCCTTGGGACAGACATCACTACGAAGCTACGTTACCAGGTTTTGGCTTGGGCGATTCGATGGATTGGAGGGCTTTTGTGAATATTCTAAAAGAGCAGAATTTCGCCGGCCCTTTTGAAATTGAAAATGAAGCAGTTCTCTCCAAGCAAACTGGGAATATGGGAGCTATAGTACAAGGCTGTAAAGCTGCTGTCCAAAACCTTGCTCCTTTGCTTTATGAATTAGGAGAAAATGGCTGGCAATATCCTGAGTCGGATTATAAGCCACTTTTGGAGGTCAATAGAGAGGATGTTCCATTGATGACGATGGAGGAATTATAAAGTCTAAAGTGTAAAATTTAAAAGAAAAAATCAGACTAGAATAGTTTACGTTGACAACGTAAACTAGTGTCTTATAGCAAAAGAAACTTTCAAATGGATAAGACTCAGGATGGACCATTGTCTAGGAACGATTGGGGACATTCGATTCACCAAACATCCTAACTGAATTCCAAAAAATAAAATACAGTGAGTTATTGAGGGCCATACCTAAAGGCACGGCTGATAACTATGTAAATTCAATTCCTACCCATAGGTTGGTCCTTAAAGGGACGGGCTAAAATGTCAAGATTGGACGCGTATTTAAACTAGAAAAAATGACACAAATATCATCTTCGCGCCTTCTTCGTGTCCTTCGTGGCTAAAAAAACCTATAAACTCGCTTCGTATCCTTCGTCCGGCTTCAGATCAAATCCTTCTGCCGCTTGAACAGCCAACTGATCGCAGCGCTCATTCTCAATGTTTCCAGCATGGCCTTTTACCCAGATGAACTTAGGCTTGTACTTCAGATGTAGCGGAATATAGCGTAACCAGAGATCCGGGTTTTTCTTGTCTTTGAAGCCTTTTTTCTGCCAGCCCCAAATCCAGCCTTTCTCCACAGCATCCACCACATATTTGCTATCCGAATAAATTTGAACCGGGAACTCCGTCGTATTGATCGCTTGGAGTGCGCGGATTACTGCCAGCAATTCCATGCGGTTATTGGTAGTCCGGCGAAAGCCTTCGGAAAGTTCTTTTCTATGTTTTCCGAATTTCAGAACAGCGCCATAACCTCCCGGACCGGGATTGCCTTTGGCAGCGCCATCAGTGTAAATGGTAATCATGGGACAAAGTAAGTGAAAAAGCGGTAGAGTTTAGGTCAAATGCTACTTTTAGACCATTGTAGGAAATGCATTGGTTTTGAAAATTTTCACCGCTATTGACAGTAGAATAATTCCAAAAATCCTCCTCAGTACATCCAGACCAGTCTTCCCGATTTTGCGCTCCAGCCAGCCTGTACTTTTCAGCACAATGTAAACCAGAATTAAATTCAGGAGAATTCCAATGGCAATATTGAGCTGAGCAAACTCAGCTTTCAGCGTCAAAATAGTAGTTAATGTACCCGCACCCGCCACCAGAGGAAAAGCTATAGGTACTATGGACGCTCCGTCTTTGACATCTGGGTCTGATTTGAAAAGCTCTATTCCCAAGATCATCTCAGCACCAATCGCAAAAATGATCAGCGCTCCGGCGATGGCAAAATCCTCCACTCCTATTCCGAACAAGCTGAGAATAGACTTCCCCGCCAATAGAAATAAAATCATCAATACCCCAGCAGCCAGGGTAGCTTTCTCAGATTGAATATGTCCTATTTTCTTTCGTAGATTGACGATAATCGGGATAGAACCGAGGATATCAATCACAGAAAAAAGGATCAACGAAACTGACAATATTTCTTTCAAATCAAACATGCCGCGAAAGTAGGGAATTAACCTTTGAGGTTTCATAAACCTCGAAGGTTTTTAGGTTAAAATAAAGAGAAGAAAAATGGCGTCTAACCATTGAGGTCTAACAGACCTCGATGGTTTTGTTAGAACAAAAATACTATCCTTCTAAAGAATATTCATCAAGTAAATATTCCTCTATCGAACTATCATGGATTTTTATAAACTCAGGAATACCTCCAAACCATACCAAACCCAATTCTCTAGATACTTTGGAAGGTTTGTATGTACAATAAGATTCAAATGAAGAATACTTCCACTCATTTACTTTTTTCACTAAACCATGTCTAATGGGGTTTAAGTGAATGTAAAGGATGATGCGACTAAGGTAACTTTCATCATCAATTAATTTACGTTTGAATTTTCTCTGAAAAAGCCCTCCATTCCTACCAATTGATTTATTGAAAGCCTTTGCATAACTATTTAGAAAATTGGAAAATGCCTTTACTATTGCCAAATCTTGCTGGTTATCTCGAATCCTAACCAAGAAATGAAAATGATTTGGAATAAGGCAATATGCAATCGTTTCAAAATAGTCATCACAATAACGAGAATACCTACTCAAGAAAAACTTATAATTCTCCTCCCTCAAAAACAATTCTTGATTACCAATAGACCTGGAGTAGAGGTGATAGATTTTACCAGATTCAAAAGTCTCAGATGATTTTTTCATAGACACATTCAAAAAATACTATTGAATATAACCAAAATCATTGAGGTATAATAAATATGATGGTTAACATCTTAAGTCCTTGGAGCTGTTTGTATGCCTAATTGGCTTAATATAAAACCTTCGAGGTCTTAAAGACCTCAAAGGTTACTCTGCGGCTAAAATTTCCCCAAAAACCCAATCAACTTATCCATTTCGGCATTGGTGATAGCAGGGAAATTGGCGATTCGGAAACTTGTTGGTTTATGAGGACCATAGCCAGAACCCAATTGCATTCCTTCTTTTTCAGCATCCTTTTTCACCGAAGCGATTAACTCTTCCGGACCAGATACAGCCAAAACCGTGGTGCTTCTCGTCTCAGCATTATCCACGAGCATTCGAAGCGACTTGGATTGAGCCACAGCCGTTTCCAACTTGAGCATGCGCTCTCTAAGATTTGCATCAATGTGCTGGATTTCTTCCAAATCTTTCAAAACTCTGTTTAACAGGTAAATCCCCAACACATTCGGGGTGTAATGCGTCTGGTAACCGGCAGCATTTTCAAGCATAAAACTTAAAGAATTATACCTGCCTTTTTCACCTTTTGATTCGCACTTTTCAATAGCTTTTGGAGACAAAATCAAAATCCCCAGACCTGCAGGAAGTCCAAAGCATTTTTGCACAGAAGCGTACCAAATATCAGCCAAGCTAAAATCCAATTCAATTCCTGCCATAGAGGAGGTCGTATCCACTGCTATCATTTTCTCAGGATATTTCTCCTTGATTTCCTCAATCACTGACATAGGAACCTGCGTTGCATTGGCAGTTTCATTTTGTGTCAGCGCGATCACATCAAAATCCTCAGAAATCTCCAAGTTTGCCACGTCGATTGCCTGATTTGCTTCGATTTTCAGTCCGTCCGTGGCTGGATTGATATGCTTCGCAAAGCCGATCCACTTTTTCCCGAAGGAACCTGAGTAAATATGAAAGCTAGCCTGCTGCACAATGGATTGGGTGATGATCTCCCAGTTTTCGGTAGCACTGGAGGTAAATAACAACTTGTAATCCTCCGGCATGTGCAGCTTTTCACGCATCAATTGCTCAGTTTCCTGATACAGAGACATGAACGCATTGCTGCGGTGATTGGCACTCAGAATACCTGCAGTGTAGGCATCTTGCAAATACGTGGGAAGGGCATCGTAAACTTTAGATGGCCCGGGTGCAAAAGTGAGCATAGGTAGATAGGTTATTGAAAATAGAGAATTCCTAAAGCGTATCCTTTCAGGCCAAGTCCGGAGATCATTCCGACACAGGATTTGGAAATAATACTTTTATGGCGGAATTCTTCCCGTTTGTAAATATTCGAAATATGAACTTCTAAGACAGGTGTGGTCACCCCGGCAATTGCATCTGAAATAGCCACTGAAGTATGGGTATAGCCACCGGCATTGAGCAGAATCGCATCGTAGGAAAAGCCAACCTCGTGAATTTTATTGATCAGTTCGCCCTCCACATTACTTTGAAAATAATGCAGTTCTACATCCTGAAAAGCTTTTTTCAAGCCCTCAAAATATTCTTCAAAAGAAGTACTTCCATAGACTTCCGGCTCTCTTTTACCCAATAGATTGAGGTTGGGGCCGTTAATGATGATTATCTTCAAAACAATATTCGGTTTGATGGTTTCTGAGTCAAAGTTAAAAGGATTTTCAGGTTTTGAAGTTGGAAAGTTCTAAAGTTGTAATTTTACTAATAAGCGTAAAAAGGATATGAAAGTAACTGTTGATGAAAAGCTATTGGCTGAAATCTTACAAAGAACTGATGCTAAAAATGTTCAGGAAGCTGTGGAAGCCGCCCTGAAAGCTTACCTCCGAAAAATCAAGTTAAATGAATTGTCCAACCTCAGAGGCAAAATCACTTGGGAAGGAAATCTGGATGAAATGAGAGAGTATTAATTTTCCAATTTTTAAATCTTCCAATTTTCAAATCACATCAATGACTAAAGACTGGCAAAACCACATCAAACAATTCCGCCATTACCTAAAGCTAGAGCGATCCCTGAGTGGGAATTCCATAGAAGCATACACACGCGATGTAGAGAAGTTAGCTGCTTATTCGGAAGTGAATTTTCCTGAAAAAAGCCCCTTGAATCTGGAATTAGAGTATTTGAGAAGATTTGTCACTGACCTGGCCAAGCTTGAAATATCCGATTACACCCAGGCCAGGATCATTTCAGGAATCAAGGCCTTTTATAAATACCTGATGTATGAGGATAGAATTACTGAAGACCCAGCTCAACTTCTCGAAGCCCCAAAATTGGGAAGAAAACTACCAGATACCCTGAGCTATCAGGAAATCGTGCAACTTTTGGAAGCCATTCCTCTCGGAGAACCGGAAGGCCATCGCAACCGCGCCATGCTGGAAATGTTGTACAGCTCAGGATTACGGGTAAGTGAATTGATAGAACTGAAAACAGGACAGATTTTTGAAGATATAGGTTTTCTCAAAGTGGTTGGAAAAGGAAATAAAGAACGCCTCGTCCCTATTGGAAAGGATGCTTTGAAATACCTGAATATTTACATAAATGAAGTTCGGGTGCATCAAAATATCGCCAAAGGCCACGAAGAATTCGTTTTTCTTAACCGCCGGGGCAAGAAGCTTTCCCGTGTTATGATATTTTTGATTATCAAGAAAACTGCGGAGCAGGCTGGAATTGAGAAGAACATTTCCCCCCATACTTTCAGACATTCCTTTGCCACGCACCTGATCGAAGGAGGAGCGGATCTTCGTGCAGTTCAGGAAATGCTAGGTCATGAAAGCATCACCACTACGGAAATTTACACACATTTAGATCGTGATTACCTGAGGCAGGTGTTGACGGATTTTCATCCAAGGAAATAAAATGTTGGATGTTGGATGTTAAAAAAACAATAGTTTTGGGGGAATTATAAATCTAGTCTCAATGAAAAAGCTGTTCGCGCTAGTTGCATTTCTATTTTCTGTCTCATGGGCAAATGCCCAGGAAGCAGCTGTCACGACCAATAAAACTGAGCTTCAAACAGGCCTATTGGGAATTTGGCTAAATAAGGAGTATAGACTGTCAGATCAATTAGCTCTAAGAGCAGAGGTAGGGTTGGATGGCGGGCTCTGGTGGGGAACCTACTCTTCGGGACATGCATTTTTTCCGGTATTTACTGCAGAGCCTCGCTGGTATTATAACCTTGGAAAACGCAGTAAAAAAGGTAAAGCTACAAGAGGAAATTTCGGGAATTTCATTTCCATCAAGACCAGTTTCCACCCGGATTTATTTATAATTTCTAACTATTATGAAAGTATTATCCCGGACCTGTCTATTGTACCAACCTGGGGAATACGCCGTCCTATAGGAAGAAACTTCACATTCGAAACAGGCATAGGGATCGGATACCTACATAGTTTTTACAAATCCAAAGGCTATACTTCCGATACCGGTGAGTTAACTGCAAATATTCACCTGCGATTTGGATACAGGTTTTGACATTAATTAATCCAAATCATATTTTGAAGCAAGGAGTAGTATTCCTATTCATCACGGCAATAACCTTTTCGGCCTGCACCTCTACGAAAATCTACCCCAGAATCAAGTGTCATATTTGCTTGGGTAAGGAAGATGGTATTTTGTTACTTCCCCTGAACTGGCAGGAAAGCTTCCGAAAACTATCCGTAGGAGAACAAAATGAACTGGAAGAGCTGGTAGTGAAAATCTTTAAAGAGGAAGGGTTTACCAATGTGGCCATC
This genomic window from Algoriphagus sp. TR-M9 contains:
- the porT gene encoding type IX secretion/gliding motility protein PorT/SprT, whose protein sequence is MQTTYIWNKLNLRRNKIVLTGLVFFLAAIPVVGQGMFGLTSASGSDNRTLSYGFFLAAHNSTYQLKYSNAFYHEPNGPSSIVRSIQPKYTPGFSLGFIGMLRFHDQVHLLFTPKVGFYEYKTVVTYFNDQINTDLLGGDVVIGEENLGKVVEYSSEATMVELPLLFKYRSVRFNNTRMYFLGGGSYQFRTKNQEEANVDDIVMTGQDFSVEAGMGFEIYFKYFKFAPEIRFSHGLTNAYQAENSLPELQGAIESIKRKSITVYLNFQ
- the ubiE gene encoding bifunctional demethylmenaquinone methyltransferase/2-methoxy-6-polyprenyl-1,4-benzoquinol methylase UbiE, which translates into the protein MAVVPYKDKQDSKKDQVAEMFNNISGKYDLLNHVLSMGIDITWRKKAIKYLKDDQPKLILDIATGTGDFAIEALSLNPDKIIGVDISEGMLEEGRKKMKKKGLEDKIELQLGDSEGLLFEDNKFDAVIVSFGVRNFENLEKGLADMYRVLKPGGKVVILEFSKPTKAPMKQAYAFYSNAILPQIGKIVSKDNSAYTYLPESVQAFPDGLDFLRIMNTVGFTSNLCKPLTFGISSIYVGTK
- the yihA gene encoding ribosome biogenesis GTP-binding protein YihA/YsxC, whose translation is MIKTANFVVSNADPSNCPKPDRAEIAFIGRSNVGKSSLINMLTGQKGLAKTSQKPGKTQLINHFMINDKWYLVDLPGYGFAKVNVKVKHGWENMISTYLTKRENLCGVFVLIDSRLEPQKIDLEFLLWCGTEGVPTALVFTKADKQSKSKTDQNIHKFLKKTEQIFEEAPDYFVTSAEAGTGKEDLTKFLEELVTEYQAG
- a CDS encoding DUF5606 family protein → MNFKELATVAGKPGLFKVLKPSRTGVILESLDGKKTKLVAGMSQRVSILSDISIYTLTEEGAEPLESVMQKIEAEFEGDLGLDTNPDDSELRAFMKHILPEVDEARVYTSDIKKLISWYKIIRVQAPEILTPSEEDKSDESSENAED
- a CDS encoding lipocalin-like domain-containing protein, whose translation is MKIFQKLYFLFAIAGLLALGSCGDDEDQDPPKTDEELIGSGVAWKFSSASAGGFPITSQIPECFLDNTITFNTADSGNTGMVDAGPIKCDESEPQSGDFTWSYNEATMVLTVDTDLIDIPGATGDTKVVSVTENTLVLSQTVDFAGLGSQEVLLTLMN
- a CDS encoding sugar phosphate isomerase/epimerase family protein, with the translated sequence MANPIWIMTSAFDQLNLDQTVEKALEIGVQGLDLCVFRKDGTRDDFVATHLDYENFGSEAAKKLIDQFNGAKLRLSIGAFDNLIGGDPAERIKNQNHLLRLIRMAYLLGGDENDVKVGTFVGYNHELGNQEGGFEKNLLEYQRVFGPIIRYANSLGVTILYENCPMEGWRSSGHFGTFNNLPGVLAARKLMYELVPEANHGEIYDPSHDVWQHTDPIEVIKNTDMNRLNRIHVKSTRNNPDPFWGNMYPMQQVKPEWAAKAGIPSSTNPWDRHHYEATLPGFGLGDSMDWRAFVNILKEQNFAGPFEIENEAVLSKQTGNMGAIVQGCKAAVQNLAPLLYELGENGWQYPESDYKPLLEVNREDVPLMTMEEL
- the rnhA gene encoding ribonuclease HI; translation: MITIYTDGAAKGNPGPGGYGAVLKFGKHRKELSEGFRRTTNNRMELLAVIRALQAINTTEFPVQIYSDSKYVVDAVEKGWIWGWQKKGFKDKKNPDLWLRYIPLHLKYKPKFIWVKGHAGNIENERCDQLAVQAAEGFDLKPDEGYEASL
- a CDS encoding MarC family protein; the encoded protein is MFDLKEILSVSLILFSVIDILGSIPIIVNLRKKIGHIQSEKATLAAGVLMILFLLAGKSILSLFGIGVEDFAIAGALIIFAIGAEMILGIELFKSDPDVKDGASIVPIAFPLVAGAGTLTTILTLKAEFAQLNIAIGILLNLILVYIVLKSTGWLERKIGKTGLDVLRRIFGIILLSIAVKIFKTNAFPTMV
- a CDS encoding transposase; translation: MKKSSETFESGKIYHLYSRSIGNQELFLREENYKFFLSRYSRYCDDYFETIAYCLIPNHFHFLVRIRDNQQDLAIVKAFSNFLNSYAKAFNKSIGRNGGLFQRKFKRKLIDDESYLSRIILYIHLNPIRHGLVKKVNEWKYSSFESYCTYKPSKVSRELGLVWFGGIPEFIKIHDSSIEEYLLDEYSLEG
- a CDS encoding aminotransferase class V-fold PLP-dependent enzyme; translated protein: MLTFAPGPSKVYDALPTYLQDAYTAGILSANHRSNAFMSLYQETEQLMREKLHMPEDYKLLFTSSATENWEIITQSIVQQASFHIYSGSFGKKWIGFAKHINPATDGLKIEANQAIDVANLEISEDFDVIALTQNETANATQVPMSVIEEIKEKYPEKMIAVDTTSSMAGIELDFSLADIWYASVQKCFGLPAGLGILILSPKAIEKCESKGEKGRYNSLSFMLENAAGYQTHYTPNVLGIYLLNRVLKDLEEIQHIDANLRERMLKLETAVAQSKSLRMLVDNAETRSTTVLAVSGPEELIASVKKDAEKEGMQLGSGYGPHKPTSFRIANFPAITNAEMDKLIGFLGKF
- the aroQ gene encoding type II 3-dehydroquinate dehydratase yields the protein MKIIIINGPNLNLLGKREPEVYGSTSFEEYFEGLKKAFQDVELHYFQSNVEGELINKIHEVGFSYDAILLNAGGYTHTSVAISDAIAGVTTPVLEVHISNIYKREEFRHKSIISKSCVGMISGLGLKGYALGILYFQ
- a CDS encoding type II toxin-antitoxin system VapB family antitoxin translates to MKVTVDEKLLAEILQRTDAKNVQEAVEAALKAYLRKIKLNELSNLRGKITWEGNLDEMREY
- the xerD gene encoding site-specific tyrosine recombinase XerD, translating into MTKDWQNHIKQFRHYLKLERSLSGNSIEAYTRDVEKLAAYSEVNFPEKSPLNLELEYLRRFVTDLAKLEISDYTQARIISGIKAFYKYLMYEDRITEDPAQLLEAPKLGRKLPDTLSYQEIVQLLEAIPLGEPEGHRNRAMLEMLYSSGLRVSELIELKTGQIFEDIGFLKVVGKGNKERLVPIGKDALKYLNIYINEVRVHQNIAKGHEEFVFLNRRGKKLSRVMIFLIIKKTAEQAGIEKNISPHTFRHSFATHLIEGGADLRAVQEMLGHESITTTEIYTHLDRDYLRQVLTDFHPRK